A region from the Desulfurobacterium pacificum genome encodes:
- the wecB gene encoding non-hydrolyzing UDP-N-acetylglucosamine 2-epimerase: protein MKVVSVVGARPQFVKAGIVSRKLRDKGVKEILVHTGQHYDFNMSNVFFRELRIPNPDYYLGIGSGMHGEQTGKMLIEMEKVLVEEKPDIALVYGDTNSTLAGALAASKLHIPVAHVEAGLRSYNRKMPEEINRVLTDHISEILFAPTDVAVENLKKEGITKGVYKVGDVMFDVALEVAGKVNEKKVLNKYGLKPEKFILVTIHRAENTVEETFLQIWKALNKLAKLGIKLFFPVHPRTKKLIEKLELVPESKNLTLTEPVSYFEMVALEKNAKVIITDSGGVQKEGFFFGTPCVIPREETEWIELVDFGFNHLAGVNTEKIFELCEGLFFGGIEIQKNLPKFYGDGSASDKIVSIISGDDFE from the coding sequence ATGAAAGTCGTATCTGTAGTAGGAGCTCGTCCTCAATTTGTTAAAGCTGGGATTGTTTCAAGAAAACTTAGAGATAAGGGAGTAAAAGAAATTTTAGTTCATACTGGGCAACACTATGATTTCAATATGTCTAATGTATTCTTTAGAGAGTTAAGGATTCCTAATCCAGATTATTATTTAGGCATTGGTTCTGGAATGCATGGTGAACAGACAGGAAAAATGTTGATAGAGATGGAGAAAGTTTTAGTTGAAGAAAAACCGGACATAGCTTTGGTTTACGGCGATACAAATTCTACTTTAGCTGGTGCTTTGGCTGCATCTAAGCTCCACATTCCTGTCGCTCATGTTGAAGCTGGTTTGAGGAGCTATAATAGAAAAATGCCGGAGGAAATAAATAGAGTTTTAACAGACCACATTTCTGAAATTTTGTTCGCTCCTACGGATGTCGCGGTTGAGAATTTGAAGAAGGAAGGAATTACCAAAGGGGTTTACAAAGTTGGGGATGTTATGTTTGATGTTGCTTTAGAAGTTGCAGGCAAAGTTAATGAAAAAAAAGTATTGAATAAATATGGTCTTAAACCAGAAAAATTTATTTTGGTTACCATTCACAGAGCAGAGAATACTGTGGAAGAAACTTTTCTCCAAATATGGAAAGCTCTTAATAAACTTGCAAAGTTGGGGATTAAATTGTTCTTTCCTGTGCATCCTCGAACAAAGAAATTAATAGAAAAATTAGAATTGGTTCCAGAATCTAAAAATCTAACTCTAACGGAGCCAGTTTCCTACTTTGAAATGGTAGCCTTAGAAAAGAATGCAAAGGTCATTATCACTGACTCTGGAGGAGTCCAGAAAGAAGGATTTTTCTTTGGAACTCCGTGTGTTATTCCCAGAGAAGAGACGGAATGGATTGAACTTGTAGACTTTGGATTTAATCATCTTGCTGGAGTTAATACGGAGAAAATTTTTGAACTGTGTGAAGGACTTTTCTTCGGTGGGATAGAAATACAAAAAAATTTGCCAAAGTTCTATGGAGATGGTTCAGCCTCAGATAAAATTGTTTCCATTATAAGCGGGGATGACTTTGAATAA
- a CDS encoding glycosyltransferase family 4 protein encodes MNKKIVWFINEYAGSPKYGMVFRHYYLGKELVNLDYNVWIISANYSHLFYNYPHVKRENIDGINYYWIDVIKYPHAHSKKRVLKWFQFSTKLFRQLRFLPKPDYIYVSSPFLLPIVPAYFYSKKYKAKLIFEVRDIWPLTLVELGGYSWKHPFISFMRKIELFALKKSDSIVSVLFNFGKYLSDLGLKRDWHYIPNGVAMKDVVEEELPKTFISKIPKNKFIVAYTGTIGWANSLDTLLGAAEILRDRKDIAFVIVGKGKEKQRLISIKEKKMLNNVVFLEPITKGQILAFLKNFVDITYVGLRRKKLFKYGVSPNKIFDYMLAKKPIIHAIDVPNDLVSQAGCGISVKAESPKAVADAILKLYEMPKEKRERLGENGYSFLLKNHTYEKLAEKLVKEVLA; translated from the coding sequence TTGAATAAAAAGATTGTATGGTTTATAAATGAATATGCTGGAAGTCCGAAATATGGAATGGTTTTTAGGCATTATTATTTGGGAAAAGAATTAGTAAATCTTGATTACAATGTATGGATTATAAGTGCAAATTATTCTCACTTGTTTTATAACTACCCTCATGTTAAAAGAGAAAATATTGATGGTATTAACTACTACTGGATAGATGTTATAAAGTATCCACATGCTCATAGTAAAAAGAGAGTTCTAAAATGGTTTCAATTTTCTACTAAACTATTTAGACAGCTAAGATTTCTACCAAAGCCAGACTATATTTATGTTTCTTCACCTTTTCTTCTACCTATAGTTCCTGCTTATTTTTATAGCAAAAAGTATAAGGCTAAACTCATTTTTGAGGTAAGAGATATTTGGCCTTTAACTCTTGTAGAACTTGGGGGTTATTCTTGGAAACATCCTTTTATTAGTTTTATGCGGAAGATTGAGCTGTTTGCTCTAAAAAAATCGGATAGTATAGTGTCTGTTTTATTTAACTTTGGAAAGTATTTAAGTGATTTGGGGTTGAAAAGGGATTGGCATTACATTCCCAATGGCGTAGCGATGAAGGATGTTGTAGAAGAGGAGTTGCCGAAGACATTTATTAGTAAGATTCCGAAGAACAAATTTATTGTTGCTTATACTGGAACTATTGGGTGGGCTAATTCGTTGGATACATTACTTGGGGCTGCAGAAATTCTTAGAGACAGGAAAGATATTGCTTTTGTAATAGTCGGAAAAGGGAAAGAAAAGCAGAGGCTGATTTCAATTAAAGAAAAAAAGATGCTGAATAATGTTGTATTTCTTGAGCCTATTACAAAAGGTCAAATATTGGCTTTCCTAAAAAATTTTGTAGATATAACTTATGTAGGATTAAGGAGAAAAAAATTGTTTAAATATGGAGTGTCTCCTAATAAGATTTTTGACTATATGCTCGCCAAAAAACCTATTATTCATGCAATAGACGTTCCTAATGATTTAGTTTCACAAGCCGGCTGTGGAATAAGCGTTAAGGCTGAAAGTCCTAAAGCAGTTGCAGATGCTATTTTGAAGCTTTATGAAATGCCGAAAGAGAAGAGGGAACGCTTAGGAGAAAATGGTTACAGTTTCCTGTTGAAGAATCATACTTATGAAAAACTGGCAGAAAAGCTTGTTAAAGAAGTTTTGGCGTAA
- a CDS encoding DegT/DnrJ/EryC1/StrS family aminotransferase, translated as MEIPFHRPYIGKDEEKEVIDSLRKGWLTMGKKTVEFERKFGNYIGAKNAIAVSSCTAALHLALRCIGLKEGDEVLVPAVTFVATAEVVGYFGARPVLVDVERNTHLIDINDLEKKITERTKAIIPVHYSGQPADMDEIIEIAKSYNLYVIEDAAHALPSWYKGRKVGTIGDLTAFSFYATKTLATGEGGMVTTENNEWAERIRVLRLHGISKDAWKRYTKEGSWEYDVLENGYKYNMTDINAALGLAQLRKVEWMWKERERVASMYNEAFREYEELIPYRVKSDRISSWHLYPLKLNLESLKINRNQFIEELKRRGIGTSVHFIPLYRFSYYKNIGHGAVDFPKSEWVFERVVSLPIFPGMRKEEVEYIIENIIDIVEKNRR; from the coding sequence ATGGAAATTCCCTTTCACAGACCATATATAGGTAAAGATGAAGAAAAAGAAGTTATTGATAGTCTTAGAAAAGGCTGGCTCACTATGGGGAAAAAGACAGTTGAATTTGAAAGGAAATTTGGAAACTATATCGGGGCTAAAAACGCCATTGCTGTTAGTTCGTGCACAGCTGCCCTGCACTTAGCTTTAAGGTGCATAGGTCTAAAAGAGGGAGATGAGGTCTTAGTTCCGGCTGTTACTTTTGTTGCTACAGCCGAGGTGGTTGGTTACTTTGGGGCAAGACCGGTGCTTGTAGATGTGGAAAGAAATACACACCTCATTGACATAAATGATTTGGAGAAAAAGATAACAGAGAGAACTAAAGCGATAATACCGGTTCACTACTCTGGTCAACCTGCCGATATGGATGAGATTATAGAGATAGCAAAAAGCTATAACCTCTATGTTATAGAGGATGCAGCTCACGCCTTACCTTCATGGTATAAAGGAAGAAAGGTTGGAACTATTGGAGATTTAACAGCATTCAGCTTCTATGCTACAAAAACTTTAGCCACTGGCGAAGGCGGAATGGTGACAACAGAAAATAATGAATGGGCGGAGAGAATAAGAGTCCTCAGACTCCACGGAATTAGCAAAGATGCGTGGAAAAGGTACACTAAAGAGGGAAGTTGGGAATATGATGTTCTTGAGAATGGCTATAAGTATAATATGACAGATATAAACGCAGCCCTTGGATTAGCTCAGCTAAGAAAGGTAGAGTGGATGTGGAAGGAAAGGGAGAGAGTAGCGAGTATGTACAACGAAGCTTTCAGAGAATATGAAGAGTTAATTCCTTATAGAGTTAAGTCAGATAGAATAAGTTCTTGGCACCTCTATCCTTTAAAGTTGAACCTTGAATCTCTTAAGATTAATAGGAATCAGTTTATTGAGGAATTAAAGAGGAGAGGAATCGGCACGAGTGTTCACTTTATACCTCTTTATAGATTCTCTTATTACAAAAACATAGGGCATGGAGCAGTTGATTTTCCTAAGAGTGAGTGGGTTTTTGAGAGAGTTGTTTCCTTGCCGATTTTTCCGGGGATGAGAAAAGAAGAAGTTGAATACATTATTGAAAATATTATTGACATTGTTGAAAAAAACAGAAGGTAA
- a CDS encoding sugar transferase, whose protein sequence is MLYEKYFKRAFDFIASLCGLIILFPMFIVIAVLIKIEDGGRVFFRQTRVGQNGKLFKIYKFRTMVENAEKMGAQVTKGDDPRITKIGKILRKYKLDEFPQLINVVKGEMSLVGPRPEVPKYVKFFEEDYKEILRVKPGITDYASLEYKDENELLRGVDDPERVYLEKILPEKIKYYKRYLKEISFLTDLKLILKTIMEIFK, encoded by the coding sequence ATGCTCTATGAAAAGTATTTCAAGAGAGCTTTTGATTTTATAGCTTCTTTGTGTGGTCTTATAATTCTTTTCCCAATGTTTATTGTAATTGCTGTTTTGATTAAAATTGAAGATGGTGGGAGAGTGTTTTTTAGACAAACGAGGGTAGGACAAAACGGAAAGCTGTTTAAAATCTATAAGTTCCGAACGATGGTTGAGAACGCGGAAAAAATGGGGGCTCAGGTAACAAAAGGGGATGATCCGAGGATTACTAAGATAGGTAAAATTTTGAGAAAGTATAAACTTGATGAATTTCCTCAACTTATAAATGTTGTAAAAGGAGAGATGAGTCTTGTTGGTCCCCGTCCGGAAGTTCCCAAATATGTGAAATTTTTTGAGGAGGATTATAAAGAAATTTTAAGAGTAAAACCAGGAATAACCGATTATGCTTCCTTAGAATATAAAGATGAGAATGAGCTTCTTAGAGGAGTTGATGATCCTGAAAGAGTGTATCTGGAAAAAATACTTCCTGAAAAGATAAAGTACTATAAGAGGTATCTAAAAGAAATCAGTTTTTTAACTGACTTGAAACTTATATTGAAAACAATAATGGAGATTTTTAAATGA
- a CDS encoding nucleoside-diphosphate sugar epimerase/dehydratase: MKGLLRPTKRKRFLFFFVSDIFLFTFSFYIAFLLRFNFLIPSSYLKIFPYWLVVILFLKISTFWFLGVYRANWRFIGLSEFSRIVIGLGADAILMLLIDIIFQRQVPLFSIPLSVILIDFFVSLSFVSVLRISKRVYVEIIRKGKNSKRTVVIGAGNTGERIVRELRRNSNAEFNPVFFVDDDPNKIGTCIHNVPVLGKIEDLPGLLKENKIEAAIITIPSLSHRKVRKIFALLNTAGIKEVKIVPSISKLPSQVISVKDIKEISIEDLLCREPVNVNYDSLQEFLKDKKVLVTGAGGSIGSEIIRQLLKFNPAKIIALEIDETELHNLSLEIANETNEKGITFRPIVADVRDKEKIERIFSEEKPEIVFHAAAYKHVPLMEYFPEEAVKTNILGTYNVALAAVKNNVEKFVNISTDKAVNPTSIMGATKRMSEMICKALNDIGKTKFISVRFGNVLGSRGSVVPIFLDQIKKGGPVTVTHPEMRRYFMTIPEAVLLVFQAAAMGDGGEVFVLDMGEPVRIVKLAEELIKLQGLEPYKDIDIVFIGLRPGEKLFEELLTAEEGTEQTYHEKIYIARVKSNIPVRQINEIVNELIELSKKLDREGIKQLLRKYVPFYKNQDNTTM, encoded by the coding sequence ATGAAAGGTTTGCTCAGGCCGACAAAAAGAAAACGTTTTTTGTTTTTCTTTGTCAGTGATATCTTTCTATTTACTTTTAGTTTCTATATAGCATTTTTGTTAAGATTTAACTTTTTAATTCCCAGTAGCTATTTAAAAATTTTCCCCTATTGGCTTGTTGTTATTTTATTCTTGAAGATTTCAACTTTTTGGTTCTTGGGAGTATATAGAGCCAATTGGCGATTTATTGGGTTGAGCGAGTTTAGCCGAATAGTTATTGGACTTGGAGCGGATGCGATACTTATGCTTTTGATTGATATAATTTTCCAAAGACAAGTTCCTTTGTTTTCCATTCCTCTTAGTGTGATTTTAATTGATTTTTTTGTTTCCTTATCTTTTGTTTCTGTACTTAGAATTTCTAAAAGAGTTTACGTAGAGATTATTAGAAAAGGTAAGAACTCCAAAAGAACTGTAGTTATAGGAGCTGGAAATACTGGTGAGAGGATTGTTAGAGAACTTAGAAGAAATAGTAATGCTGAGTTTAATCCTGTGTTTTTTGTAGATGATGACCCGAATAAAATCGGAACTTGTATTCATAATGTACCGGTTCTTGGAAAAATTGAGGATTTACCTGGACTTTTGAAAGAAAATAAAATAGAAGCTGCAATAATTACTATTCCATCACTTTCTCATAGAAAAGTAAGAAAAATTTTTGCTCTTCTTAATACTGCTGGAATAAAGGAAGTGAAAATTGTTCCAAGTATATCTAAGCTTCCCTCTCAAGTCATTAGTGTAAAGGATATAAAAGAAATTTCTATAGAGGATTTGTTATGTAGAGAACCTGTTAATGTGAATTACGATTCTCTTCAGGAGTTTTTAAAAGATAAAAAAGTTCTTGTGACTGGTGCAGGAGGTTCGATAGGTTCCGAAATAATCAGACAGCTTCTGAAATTTAATCCAGCTAAGATAATAGCTTTAGAAATTGATGAAACGGAGCTTCACAATTTGTCTTTAGAGATAGCTAACGAGACAAACGAAAAGGGGATTACATTCAGACCTATAGTCGCAGATGTAAGAGATAAAGAAAAGATTGAAAGAATATTTTCTGAGGAAAAGCCTGAAATTGTTTTTCATGCAGCTGCTTACAAGCACGTACCATTAATGGAATATTTTCCTGAAGAAGCTGTTAAAACAAATATTTTGGGAACTTATAACGTGGCACTTGCTGCTGTCAAAAACAATGTTGAGAAATTTGTAAATATATCTACAGATAAAGCTGTTAATCCGACAAGTATTATGGGGGCTACAAAAAGAATGTCTGAAATGATATGTAAAGCTTTAAATGACATAGGGAAAACAAAATTTATATCCGTCAGATTTGGAAACGTCTTGGGTAGTAGAGGGAGTGTTGTTCCTATATTCTTAGATCAAATAAAAAAAGGGGGGCCTGTTACTGTAACTCATCCTGAGATGAGGAGATACTTTATGACCATACCGGAAGCTGTACTCTTGGTATTTCAAGCTGCAGCCATGGGGGATGGAGGGGAAGTTTTTGTGCTTGACATGGGGGAACCAGTAAGAATAGTAAAGCTTGCAGAAGAACTAATAAAATTACAAGGGCTTGAACCTTATAAGGATATAGATATTGTATTTATAGGGTTAAGACCTGGAGAGAAACTTTTTGAAGAACTTCTTACAGCTGAAGAAGGAACTGAGCAGACATACCACGAGAAAATTTATATTGCGAGAGTAAAATCAAATATTCCAGTGAGACAAATTAATGAGATAGTTAATGAATTGATAGAACTATCAAAGAAACTTGATAGAGAAGGGATAAAGCAGTTACTTCGGAAATATGTTCCTTTTTATAAAAATCAAGATAACACAACTATGTAA
- a CDS encoding Uma2 family endonuclease: MPAVLEKTETKKRKERTKVPDYLVYEVLGNKKIYYKDYQKVLSGELPPEAIMGSSDLQAWIIDLIIRLLHFKLNYKKFKILSNEVGYFYTPQKRSEWLNLDIAVVSREKLRQPSGTYLKVPPEVVVEVDTKADLAKIGDNYYIEKTKKLLESGVKKVVWIFTEQKKIQIAEEGKPWLIVDFDYEFELIDGIKLNLENLIKEEEVETK; this comes from the coding sequence ATGCCAGCAGTTTTGGAAAAAACTGAAACTAAGAAGAGAAAGGAACGTACAAAAGTACCTGATTATCTTGTTTATGAAGTACTTGGAAATAAAAAGATTTATTACAAAGATTATCAAAAAGTTTTGTCTGGAGAGTTACCGCCGGAGGCTATTATGGGAAGTAGTGATTTGCAAGCATGGATAATTGACTTAATAATTAGACTTTTACATTTTAAGCTTAATTACAAAAAATTTAAGATTCTGTCTAACGAGGTCGGATATTTTTACACACCTCAAAAAAGAAGTGAATGGCTGAACCTTGATATAGCTGTTGTGAGTAGAGAAAAGTTAAGGCAGCCTTCAGGAACTTACCTTAAAGTTCCTCCTGAGGTTGTTGTAGAGGTGGATACCAAGGCAGATTTGGCTAAAATAGGAGATAACTACTACATAGAAAAAACAAAAAAACTTTTAGAAAGTGGTGTCAAAAAGGTTGTATGGATATTTACAGAGCAGAAGAAAATACAGATAGCTGAAGAAGGAAAGCCTTGGCTTATCGTTGATTTTGATTATGAGTTTGAACTGATTGATGGGATTAAGTTGAATTTGGAAAACCTTATAAAGGAAGAAGAGGTTGAAACAAAGTGA
- the mazG gene encoding nucleoside triphosphate pyrophosphohydrolase: MRKKFSFDDLVEIMKKLRSPDGCPWDREQTHESLVPYLIEETYEVVDAIAKGNWENLKEELGDLLLQVVFHSQIASERGKFTIDDVIDGICGKLIFRHPHVFGDRSDIKTSEDVLEKWEEFKEKEGKKRKSLLDGIPESLPALDYALKLQKRAAKVGFDWKDFEGIKEKLLEEIREIEESYRKEDKRKIEEEVGDLLFMVVNLARKLNVNPEMALRKANKKFVDRFSYIEEKAKEKRESLKEMSLEEMEKLWQEAKQKEQK; this comes from the coding sequence ATGAGAAAGAAATTTTCGTTTGATGACCTTGTTGAAATAATGAAAAAACTTCGTTCGCCTGATGGGTGCCCGTGGGATAGGGAACAAACGCACGAGAGTCTTGTACCTTATCTGATTGAAGAAACTTATGAAGTAGTAGATGCAATAGCTAAAGGGAATTGGGAGAATCTAAAAGAGGAATTGGGTGATTTGCTTTTACAAGTTGTTTTTCACTCTCAGATAGCTTCTGAAAGAGGGAAGTTTACGATAGATGATGTGATTGATGGGATATGTGGAAAATTGATTTTTAGGCATCCTCACGTTTTTGGTGATAGGAGCGATATAAAAACTTCAGAGGATGTCCTTGAGAAATGGGAGGAGTTTAAAGAAAAGGAAGGAAAAAAGAGAAAATCTTTACTTGATGGAATTCCTGAATCGTTGCCGGCACTTGATTACGCTTTAAAGTTGCAGAAGAGGGCTGCAAAAGTTGGTTTTGACTGGAAAGACTTTGAAGGTATTAAGGAAAAGCTTTTGGAGGAAATTAGAGAAATAGAGGAAAGTTATAGAAAAGAAGATAAAAGGAAAATTGAGGAAGAGGTTGGAGACCTGCTTTTTATGGTGGTTAATTTAGCGAGAAAGTTAAATGTTAATCCTGAGATGGCTTTGAGAAAAGCGAATAAGAAGTTCGTTGATAGATTTTCTTACATTGAAGAGAAGGCTAAGGAAAAAAGAGAATCTCTTAAAGAGATGTCTTTAGAGGAGATGGAAAAGCTCTGGCAGGAAGCAAAACAGAAAGAACAAAAATAA
- a CDS encoding universal stress protein, translating into MPLFKKVLYPTDFSELAEVSKNYVIKLREAGAEEVVLLHVIHPLEFSLPQFDDPFALDVATIYAHLPEIEKEIIKRHEELMNEIESELREKGFKVDKVLVVGDPKEEIVRVAEEKNVNVIVIGYHGKGLLERILEMGSTAKAVIRKAKCPVLVVKKEFREE; encoded by the coding sequence ATGCCGCTTTTCAAGAAGGTTCTTTATCCTACCGATTTCTCTGAGCTTGCCGAAGTTTCAAAAAACTACGTTATCAAATTGAGAGAAGCTGGAGCAGAAGAAGTTGTTCTTTTACACGTAATTCATCCTTTAGAGTTTAGTTTGCCTCAGTTTGACGACCCATTTGCGTTAGACGTTGCTACCATATATGCTCACTTGCCGGAAATAGAAAAAGAGATAATCAAAAGGCACGAAGAGCTAATGAATGAAATAGAAAGTGAGTTAAGAGAGAAAGGTTTTAAAGTTGATAAAGTATTGGTTGTAGGAGACCCGAAAGAAGAAATAGTTAGGGTGGCAGAAGAAAAGAACGTTAACGTAATAGTTATAGGTTATCACGGTAAAGGTCTTCTTGAAAGGATTCTTGAAATGGGAAGTACTGCAAAAGCTGTTATAAGAAAGGCTAAATGTCCGGTGTTGGTAGTTAAGAAAGAGTTTAGAGAGGAGTAG
- the mtnA gene encoding S-methyl-5-thioribose-1-phosphate isomerase → MGRIKDIRPLKWTEEVLLLIDQRKLPLQEEWVECKSYEDVAKAIEDMVVRGAPAIGVVAAYGVVLGAKEAAKSSENLMDFKARVELIINRLAATRPTAVNLFWALKRMRRILEAGGNIEDVVAALETEAINIERQDVETNKKIGFFGAELLSSKEVILTHCNTGALATAGYGTALGVIRAAVENGKDVTVYVDETRPYLQGARLTAWELQQEGIPYYLITDNMAGWFMSLGEITCVIVGADRIARNGDTANKIGTYSLSVLAKEHGIPFYIAAPTSTFDLSISSGKEIPIEERSADEVVFCHCKDCRIAPYGAKVKNPAFDVTPHENITGIITEKGVIHSPDEKKILEFFRE, encoded by the coding sequence ATGGGCAGAATCAAAGATATAAGACCTTTAAAGTGGACAGAAGAGGTTCTTTTGCTTATTGACCAGAGAAAGTTGCCACTGCAAGAAGAATGGGTAGAGTGTAAAAGTTATGAGGATGTGGCAAAAGCTATAGAGGATATGGTTGTAAGAGGTGCACCTGCTATAGGGGTTGTGGCTGCTTACGGAGTTGTTTTAGGTGCAAAAGAAGCAGCAAAATCTTCAGAGAACCTGATGGATTTTAAGGCAAGAGTGGAGCTGATAATAAACCGTCTTGCAGCGACGAGACCTACTGCTGTTAACCTTTTCTGGGCTTTAAAAAGAATGAGAAGAATTTTGGAAGCTGGTGGAAATATAGAGGATGTTGTTGCAGCGCTGGAAACGGAAGCTATAAACATAGAGAGACAAGACGTTGAAACGAACAAGAAAATAGGTTTCTTTGGAGCAGAACTACTTTCTTCTAAAGAAGTGATTCTAACGCACTGTAATACTGGAGCGTTAGCAACGGCTGGTTATGGAACAGCACTTGGAGTTATAAGAGCGGCAGTTGAGAATGGCAAAGATGTGACGGTTTACGTTGATGAAACGAGACCTTATCTGCAGGGGGCGAGGTTAACGGCGTGGGAACTCCAGCAGGAAGGGATTCCTTATTACCTGATAACCGATAACATGGCTGGCTGGTTTATGTCCTTAGGAGAAATTACCTGCGTTATAGTTGGAGCTGATAGGATAGCAAGGAATGGCGATACTGCTAATAAAATAGGTACGTACTCTCTTTCTGTTTTGGCTAAAGAGCACGGAATACCTTTTTATATCGCTGCGCCTACTTCCACTTTTGACCTTTCAATATCTTCTGGTAAAGAGATTCCTATTGAAGAGCGTTCTGCAGATGAAGTGGTTTTCTGTCACTGTAAAGATTGCCGAATAGCTCCTTATGGAGCGAAGGTTAAAAATCCTGCTTTTGACGTTACTCCTCATGAAAATATTACAGGGATAATTACTGAAAAAGGAGTAATTCACTCACCTGATGAGAAGAAGATACTTGAGTTTTTCAGAGAATAG
- a CDS encoding general secretion pathway protein GspK: MRRRYLSFSENRRAFVLFFVLMMIGALAPILFSVYVLSSKNYDKGNYLKDYVTAYHGAVSALKVALYFLKQDNNGYDGEGDDWYKPILYNYKGIAVSVVIRDECGKVSVNEITSPLYFSIVKRLFEELEIDDSVADSIKDWVDKDSVVTGDGAESYYYQSLGYLPSNSPMKSIYELYYVKGIDKKIFDKLADYLTVYGDGKINVNSASKDVLMALSNDMTETAVDSIIESRPITKIEKLKELPGIDQELYFKIRPLITNVCNYFKIDVTASYGDATAEIVAFADRDRVYEWKVVQ, encoded by the coding sequence ATGAGAAGAAGATACTTGAGTTTTTCAGAGAATAGGAGAGCGTTTGTTCTCTTTTTTGTTCTTATGATGATTGGGGCTTTAGCCCCTATTTTATTTTCTGTATACGTTCTTTCTTCTAAAAATTACGATAAGGGGAATTATCTAAAAGATTACGTTACTGCTTATCACGGCGCAGTTTCGGCTTTGAAAGTTGCCCTTTATTTTCTGAAACAGGATAACAACGGTTATGATGGTGAGGGAGATGATTGGTATAAACCCATTCTTTACAACTATAAAGGTATTGCTGTTTCAGTTGTAATCAGAGATGAGTGCGGTAAAGTTAGCGTTAATGAGATAACGTCGCCGCTTTACTTTTCTATTGTTAAAAGGCTGTTTGAAGAACTGGAAATAGATGATTCGGTAGCAGATTCTATTAAAGATTGGGTAGATAAAGATTCTGTAGTTACAGGAGATGGAGCCGAGTCTTACTATTATCAATCTTTGGGGTACCTTCCTTCTAATTCTCCTATGAAGTCAATCTACGAACTTTATTACGTGAAGGGCATTGATAAGAAAATATTTGACAAACTTGCTGATTACCTTACCGTTTACGGTGATGGGAAGATAAATGTTAATTCTGCTTCAAAAGATGTTCTTATGGCTCTGTCAAACGATATGACGGAAACCGCTGTTGATAGTATAATTGAAAGCCGCCCTATAACGAAGATTGAGAAGTTGAAGGAGCTTCCCGGCATAGACCAGGAGCTTTATTTTAAGATACGTCCTTTGATAACAAACGTTTGCAACTACTTCAAAATAGATGTGACGGCGTCTTACGGGGATGCTACTGCAGAGATAGTTGCTTTTGCTGATAGAGATAGAGTTTACGAGTGGAAGGTGGTTCAATGA